The Oncorhynchus kisutch isolate 150728-3 unplaced genomic scaffold, Okis_V2 scaffold2161, whole genome shotgun sequence genome segment TTGAACATTTATCCtcctatatttggggttctgagaaTAAAACAGCTTCAGAACGATCAATATAGAAATGTGTGTTTACAGTAATACTGTTGATGTTGAAtaagttattgttgttgtttataatgatgatgatgacaattGTATATATTAGGAATTTATTTTTGCATCATGCCAGTTTAAGTAGACAGACGTAGACAGACAtgcaacacatcacacacattacatacatagTGCAAtagacttacagacagacagtattcacatagaCAACCATAtagcacaatacaacacaacacaatatgatACTGTTTTGTTTTCAGTAATGAGGCCCTGTACCCCGTTTACAGTTTCTACTTCAATGTATCAGGTGGAGTTATTCACCAGCTAtagagttgttgtttatgtttctaaGACTGCAGGGTGGGAGATGCAACAATGGACTTGAGAACAGCAGGTAGTGTGttggtggtctttctctggtctgtagcaggtatggtctcaTTCATAATGTTTTAGTTGCCCTGTATATCAATCTAAAGACATTTCTAAAAGGAAAATAATCATAATGTTATTCTGGTGTTTTCTGTTAGGTGTCTCCACTTCCCTTTAAATAGTTATATTTCACACCTCACTGATTGATGCTTATCTCTGGTTTCCATTCACACTTCTGCAtatcagcagcagtagcagaataAGAAGGTTGTCAACCACCAgcggggttggggtcaattccatctcAATTCCACTCAATTCAGGAAGTagactgaaattccaattccaattatTTTCAAATCTTTTGAATTaggaacatttagaaaatgtgGAATTGTAATTTGGttaactttctgaattgactggaatgcTTTTTACTTCCATGATGTTTATTGAAATGAATACTAGGATGATATAAGGGAATGTACATTTGAGTAGATGGGTCCTGCAGTATCCTGCACATGTTTACATGCATTTGGATGTAATATTgtaatgtctgtttttttatagTCTTGACGTCACAAATGAAGTTCTCTCAAGGTTGAGTCCTGTGACACTGTGTTTCAGGTGTTCTGGGACAAAATACTGTGAAGAGTGTCTGTGCCTTAAAGGGGTCATCAGTGGACATGCGCTGTCCTGTTCCCAGTGTGACCCAAGTCACAGAGATAGTCTGGTTTAACACATGGTTGAATCCTTATGATCTGAGATGGGACCCTAAGTATGATGGTCGTGTGGAGTACAGTGGAACTACAGAGAAGGACTGTATCCTGAGAATCACAGACCTGAGACAGAGTGACATAACAACATATCACTTCAGATATAAAACAAACCAGTATTCAGAATGGAAATATTCATATGGATTCACTCTCAGTCTCACAGGTACTGTATAAATAGTATCGTACAGGTCAAGTTATTTATTACATGTTCTATGAGACCAGTGAAATGGTGGTGACTGACAGACTTCCTCCATTATTGTTTCATAACCTCTCCCTTCAGATCTAAAGGTGGAGAGGATATATGAcaacacactgacctgtagcaccacctgtactctgactggTAACCCCACATACATCTGGTACAAGAACGGACAACGTCTAGATGAGAGCACCTCCCCCCAGTACAAATACTCAGTCTCCAGTAACTATGACAATAGTTACTCCTGTGCTGTAAAAGGCCATGAGGATCTCCACTCTCCTGCAGTGTGTAAGTGGGGAAAAAAGTGTTGATTCAAACACAGTGTTTCACTCTAGCAATACCACCAGCTCAAATGGTTGTGATCCATACTGAAATGACTTGAAATGAACAGTTTACTTCTTTACTTTGCACCTACAGAAACAAGACATGAAAAGTTGAAACTATTAACAGAGAGCCTCTTTATGTTTCAGGTGTTCAGGGTCACAACTGCTGGAGGGTGACTTACACCAAGAGGAGAATCTGTGTCTTGAAGGGCTCCACAGTGAACATATCCTGCTCTTACACTCATCCCACTAGTTATATAGAACAAGGTTCATTCTGGTTTACACAGAAACACCCTGTAGATGTCAGGTCATATCCAGAGTATACAGGTCGTGTGGAGTACAATAGGAACACAGAGAACCACCACACCATGACAATAACACACCTGACAGAGAAGGACTCGGCTGAATACATATTCAGATTAATAACAACAAAAGAGGGGAGATTTTCTGGCCTTCCTGGTCTGATGTTGACTGTCACAGGTAATACTTCACCTACAGTTGTTACTGTAATAGGACAAGTCTAATCACATGACAAGCCAGTCGGGAGTCAAATATGACTAATGTTTCCTCTTAGATATCCTGTTAGAGATGGATCCTACGTCTGtgtcagagggggagagagtcacACTGAGATGTAGAACCCAATGTACAGTCGGTCTcaaccccacctacatctggtacaagaacAGACAAAGTCTGACCAACCCAGTCACCAGTTATAACAGCCTGATCCTAGACCCAGTCACCAGTTATAACAGCCTGATCCTAGACCCAGTCAGCAGTGAGGATGCAGGGAACTACTCCTGTGCTGTAGAAGGCTTAGAGAGAATCCTCTCTCCAGAAGAGACTCTCACTGTCAGATGTGAGTACATGGAGTGTTGATATATCTACAGTGAAAGTCATTGATATCATCTCTTTAATAGATGGTTCTACATGTCAGTGTAATACACTAATCTCTACTaatttacatcatctctgtaataTATGGTTCTGTATGTCAATGTAATCTACGAATCTATACTaatttacatcatctctgtaatacatggttctacatgtcagtgtaatatactaatctctactaatttacatcatctctgtaatacatggttctacatgtcagtgtaatatactaatctctactaatttacatcatctctgtaatacatggttctacatgtcagtgtaatatactaatctatactaatttacatcatctctgtaatacatggttctacatgtcagtgtaatatactaatctatactaatttacatcatctctgtaatacatggttctacatgtcagtgtaatatactaatctatactaatttacatcatctctgtaatacatggttctacatgtcagtgtaatatactaatctatactaatttacatcatctctgtaatacatggttctacatgtcagtgtaatatactaatctatactaatttacatcatctctgtaatacatggttctacatgtcagtgtaatatactaatctatactaatttacatcatctctgtaatacatggttctacatgtcagtgtaatatactaatctATACTAATTTACATCATCTCTTGCTTCCTTACATGGTATATGGGTTCTTATTTGTTCTGTCATCTTCAACACCAGACGGCCCAAAGAacacctcagtgtcagtcagtccctctggtgaaatagtggagggcagttcagtgactctgacctgcagcagtgatgccaacccacctgtggacataTACACCTGGTACAAGAAGAATGGAGGTGGCTATCAGAGTATGACAGGACCACAGCATGTCTTCAAACAAATCCAGTCATCTGACAGTGGAGAGTACCACTGTGAGGCCCAGAATGAGATGGGGACAGACATGTCTAGGACCATTAACATGGATGTGAAGTGTGAGtaaagtacagctcagtgtttgaATGAGAAGGTAGCAAAACAATTAGAACTAATTTAAGTAGCCCTTATGCATAACATCTCCAAATGTGTATTATTGTTAACATTTGTGTAATTTATATTTTTAGATAGTTCTCTGACTTAACAGAGAATATATTTTTGACATGTCATTTGTAAATATACTACTGTCATATCCTCGAGACATTTCTATTCTAtttcttttctatttttaatagTCTGGCTTCACAGATTTTGATATATATGATGACCATTATAATCATCTGTCAAATTCAAattaattttttacatttcatttgTAAATATACTACAGTCATTAACCTCTGACATATTCTCGTTTACTAGATACTCCAAAGAACAactcagtgtcagtcagtccctctcgtGAAATAGTGGAGGGAggttcagtgactctgacctgcagcagtgatgccaacccacctgtggacaaatacacctgGTACCAGAAGAACGTAACCTCACCAAAAGCATCAGGACAGAGTTACAGCATCACTAACATCAtctctgaggacagaggagaatattACTGTGAGGCTGAGAATAAATATGGACGTCTCAACTCTTCTTCTGTGTCTGTGGACGTTCAGTGTAAGTTCACCTCATCTTTAATCAGAGGATCACATTTAAATTCATATTTCAATAACAAGAAAAACACTATTTAATACACTGTTGTTACATATTGTCCACCAGACGGCCCAAAGAacacctcagtgtcagtcagtccctctggtggaatagtggagggcagttcagtgactctgacctgcagcagtgatgccaacccacctgtggacaaatacacctgGTACTTTCAAaatgagacttttctaaatggaTGTGGACAGATGTACAACATCAGTAACTTCAAGTCTAAGGACAGTGGACATTACCACTGTGAGGCCTGGAATAGAAGAGGATCtaggaactctacagctgtgATGATCATTATACCAGGTGAAGTTTCATGTTATATATTTCAACACAAAATTATGTTTCAATCTAATATTAATAATTGTACTTTAGCTTATACAACTTTGTTTTATAATTATATATACATTCAGATTAGATCAGTTATTAACAAATATTGTTCTATTGTACCCATATCATCCATATTTTATTGTAGGGAAACAAACCTCAGTTCTGACTACAGCTGTAGGAATCATAGTGGttgttctggttctcatcctctGTTTCTCTGGACTCATGTGGTTCAGGTGAGAGATTCTTTTAAAGATTATTTCACTCCAACTCTTTTTTATGAACTTACTTTGTTCATTGATTCGTTCAATaataaatgtattaattaatGTGTAAACCAGGAAGAAGGCCTCCAAATCCACCTCTGACACAAGAGACAcatcagagaatgtacaggtgagtctgttggaaacagagaatgtacaggtgagtctgttggaatcagagaatgtacaggtgagtctgttggaatcagagaatgtacaggtgagtctgttggaatcagagaatgtacaggtgagtctgttggaaatagagaatgtacaggtgagtctgttggaaacagagaatgtacaggtgagtctgttggaatcagagaatgtacaggtgagtctgttggaaacagagaatgtacaggtgagtctgttggaatcagagaatgtacaggtgagtctgttggaaacagagaatgtacaggtgagtctgttggaaacagagaatgtacaggtgagtctgttggaaacagaaaatgtacaggtgagtctgttggaatcagagaatgtacaggtgagtctgttggaaacagagaatgtacaggtgagtctgttggaatcagagaatgtacaggtgagtctgttggaatcagagaatgtacaggtgagtctgttggaaacagagaatgtacaggtgagtctgttggaatcagagaatgtacaggtgagtctgttggaaacagagaatgtacaggtgagtctgttggaatcagagaatgtacaggtgagtctgttggaatcagataatgtacaggtgagtctgttggaatcagagaatgtacaggtgagtctgttggaatcagagaatgtacaggtgagtctgttggaaacagagaatgtacaggtgagtctgttggaatcagatgaatgtacaggtgagtctgttggaatcagagaatgtacaggtgagtctgttggaaacagagaatgtacaggtgagtctgttggaatcagagaatgtacaggtgagtctgatggaaacagagaatgtacaggtgagcctgttggaaacagagaatgtacaggtgagtctgttggaaacagagaatgtacaggtgagtctgttggaaacagagaatgtacaggtgagtctgttacTATCAGATTATGTGTATTGCTTGGTGGAACATTTCTACTCCTCATGTTGTCTGTCctcttcccatcagggagactctAGTCCAGTGTATGAAAACGTCTCAAGCATGACCATGGCCCCTACTGCAGCACAGACAGCAGCCACAGATGACCAGGATGATGTTCACTACTCCAGCGTCCACTTCTCTCACTCCAAAAACCAGGAAGTGCCTCTGTACTCCACCGTCCAGCTGTGTAAACCCCAGAAACAGGAAGAGGATGTCCAGTACGATACTGTGAAATTCAACCTCCCCAGTGCTGCCACCCGGTGAGCATATTCTGCCATTACAACAACATAGAGCCAATTATAGAGCATTGTGAATACACCACATTAAAGCAGAAGTTGGCTTTTAGATGTTGTATTAGGGTCAAGACACCTTTGTGATTTAACTTGTTTAAGAGAAACTTCCCCCAACCAGCAAttcacttcctcatcctcgttGTGCAGTAAAGAGGCTctgaaaaaacatgaacaaatgcTAAAAAAAAACACCTAATACGTCCTTTTACAAACAGAAAtatctcagtatagtgatgcaggtctttagatgtaACAGTTGTACACATGACATTGTGTCATTCTGAACTTTATCCACAACGTTATATTCCGTTTTGTGATGCTCCTGCTGTTTCTCCGTCCAACTGTTCTATTCTCAGTGTATCAGGCTGCTAGAACGGACGAGAAGCATCGTTCAAGTCTCAACAACATGGAACATGACGTTACGGATTATGTTCAGAATGACAccatttcatgtgtacaacatctaaagacatgCATCACTATAGACTACTGAGAGCTTTTTAGTTTCTAAaaggtttttttgggggggggggtttggagCCCACTGACTGAACaacgaggatgaggaagtgaaTAGATGGTTGGGGATAGTTTCTCAAAAACGAGTGAATTCACCCAAAGAAAATCTGACCCTCCTATAACATTCCAGCTACATATGTTTCTAGATTTGGTTGTAAACAAGCTTTATTCTAGATTACAGCTCATTCATATGCTGCTGCTTATTGGACGAGAAGACCATGACGTCATTAATAAGCAAAAGAGTTGACCCCTAGTGGCCACTAGTAATGGAATTTCCTTACAAACCCAACAATATAATGAGAGAGTGGTGGTTTTGAGGAACTgttctgtgttccaaatggaaccctattccctatttagtgcactaattTTCAACAGAGCCATATAGGCCTTGGTCAAAGTAATGCACTAAAAAGAGTATATGAATGTTTTTTTAGGGGGATGCAGATTCTGTTAAATTTCTGTTTCTCTTCAGACCCACGGCAGCACAAGCAGCTGAGGAGGACTCTTCTGAGATCTATAGTAGAGTCAACAAACccagaagacctgaacacaacaaacccagaaccaagaagacctgaacgcaacaaacccagaaccaagaagacctgaatgcaacaaacccagaaccaagaagacctgaatgcaacaaacccagaaccaagaatacctgaacacaacaaaccctgAACCAAGaggacctgaacacaacaaaccctgAACCAAGAGGACCTGAACACAACCAACCCAGAACCAAGaggacctgaacacaacaaacccagaaccaagaactGAAAACAACAAActcagaaccaagaagaccttgTATATCTGGACCCGTATATTATAACTAgtggtataattaagcaataaggtcaGAGCCGGTGTGGGATATTGGCCAATATACTGTACCatggctaaggactgttcttaagcacgacacaacgcagagttcctggatacagccgttagctgtggtatattggtctatatactgtaccacggctaaggactgttgtTCTGCACAACGCAGAGTGCCTTgatacagcccttagtcgtggtatattggtctatatactgtaccacggctaaggactgttgtTCTGCACAACGCAGAGTGCCTTgatacagcccttagtcgtggtatattgaccatatactacAAGCACGAGggctttattgctattataaactggttaccaacataaatagAAAGTAAACAAATATTTTGGTGTCATACCAGTGTTCTATTgtctgatatactgtatgtgaaatgAAATGCgtattcagccaatcagcatccaggacctAAACTACCTGGTTTATAATAGTATCtagtaatatacagtgcattcagaaagtattcagaccccttgaccttttccacattttgttatgttacagccacaGACTTCAAACCTCACACTCAGTGTCTATTTATATAGACTTCCAGTAAGTTAACTTACAACACACTTCACTTCACTTGATTGTCAGACGTAACAGAGTTAActtctagctggctagctagctttcGGTATCACTGAACAACATCTGCTTCATGTAGCTAACAAGCCAACTGAGATAGTTAGTTCACTGAATTCATATACCAGTCCAACGTCGACTCTTAATAACACAGTATCTTTACATGGTTGGTTTATTCTGTCTACATTTCTTTacattttcaaatgttatttgacattttattttgtgTATTTTCATTTGTATCTTTATCTGCTGCCATCCTCCCCTGACTCCGCCCACTTCTTCCCCGAAGTCGACCTGACTCCGCCCACTTCTTCCCCGAAGTCGACCTGACTCTGCCCACTTCTTCCCCGAAGTAGACCTGACTCTGCCCACTTCTTCCCCGAAGTAGACCTGACTCTGCCCACTTCTTCTCCGAAGTAGACCTGCCCCGCCCACCTCTTCCCCGAAGtagtgtcacgaaccccgcttcctgagtctgtgtttgcctgtgtttctgtcctggagtgtgtttccggtgtcctggaacgcaccctgtctggttgccgggcagattagcttgttgggagatcgatgttcaccgcacctgtatcccatcagtaatctgcacacctgtcctgatcatcacctctccccttcaaaagctctgacctgacatccattccctgccggatcgttagccatgaacagtatgttgtgccatagtatcagcctcaagttggatagaatttgttttgttgttttttacgtcttgcttgccttcaacttacctccgtttgttctgtcttcagttactcacccggatcatttaccccattcccgcctggtcatcggaggattccgcttccccattggatccacctatttactcccatcaactcaccaccgctgcccgctacgccacctggatgtatctacccactcacattcacttgtaaataaatactcaccttcttcctactctccttgtcctggtctgcttctgggttcgattttgaagaaacgtgacaagtAGACCTTGTGAGCATCGTAGATTTGCATGTTTTGCTCTCTGATCGGATTGTCTGAATTCACTAGTTGAGTGTCAATCACAGAAAAAAGCAATAGCTATAGAGTGAGTTGTTTATGTTTCTAAGACTGCAGGGTGGGAGATGCAACAATGGCCTTGAGAACAGCAGGAAGTGTGTTGGGGGTCTTtgtctggtctgtagcaggtctGGTCTCATTCATTATGTTTTAGTAATGTTATCTTAATGTTATTCTGTGTGTTCAGTGACATCGTCTGTTAGGGGCTTCTTCTTTTCTGGAATAGTTGTCTTTCACACCTCACTGAGTAACACTTAGGTCCTTTCTGTGG includes the following:
- the LOC116369328 gene encoding B-cell receptor CD22-like translates to MTGPQHVFKQIQSSDSGEYHCEAQNEMGTDMSRTINMDVKYTPKNNSVSVSPSREIVEGGSVTLTCSSDANPPVDKYTWYQKNVTSPKASGQSYSITNIISEDRGEYYCEAENKYGRLNSSSVSVDVQYGPKNTSVSVSPSGGIVEGSSVTLTCSSDANPPVDKYTWYFQNETFLNGCGQMYNISNFKSKDSGHYHCEAWNRRGSRNSTAVMIIIPGKQTSVLTTAVGIIVVVLVLILCFSGLMWFRKKASKSTSDTRDTSENVQGDSSPVYENVSSMTMAPTAAQTAATDDQDDVHYSSVHFSHSKNQEVPLYSTVQLCKPQKQEEDVQYDTVKFNLPSAATRPTAAQAAEEDSSEIYSRVNKPRRPEHNKPRTKKT